In Brassica napus cultivar Da-Ae chromosome C2, Da-Ae, whole genome shotgun sequence, the sequence TCTCTCCAAGTTAAATAAATGAACAGATCACAATTAAACTATAGAAGGTGTAAGATAATAAAAGGGGATGGGTGACCTTATACTGAAGACCAGAAGGTGTTTCTGTATAATCAGGATACTTCATCTTCGTTTTGCCGTAATCCTTGCCTCTAATCGCTGGCACTGCATCACCAAAAGAAATCTAATCAGCAATCAGAATGAAGAgagctaacaaaaaaaaaaactgccaACCACACCAGAGAGAAAGTTCCTTAAGAAAACATCCTCTCccacaaccaaaaaaactcCTACCAGAGTAAGAGCAAAGAGCAATAATCCAAACTACGAAATTTCAATAACTTATTCTACTTTGGGGTTACGCTCCAAAAAGGTAAAGTCTTGACATTtactgaggaaaaaaaaaatgcaaacttTTCTTTATGGCCtcaaatgaaaaagaagaactcttaCTGTCAGCGAACTGGGAAGCTTCTGCAATCTCTCCATTGCATACCAATGCTCCAATCATCAGACCCACAGAAGAAACCAACAATCTTCTGCGTTCAAACTCTCCACACTTCCCACCTGCTTTCAAACCAATTACATTACTTGACAATTCACTATGTAATGTAATGTATCCGCacagagaaagaataaaaatcaaaactttaaaagCTAACCAGAAGAGCGAAGAGGAGGGAAGTCATCTGTTCGGTCGGGTAATCGAGCAGCAGACACGGTCGTCCTGCATCTCTGAGAATCAAATTGAGAAAATATGAGAGGTGTAAGTGTGAGGGAGGTAGAACGGCGTCGTACGTTGGTGGAAGAAGCTCCGGTGAGCGGTGGAGAGGAAGGAAGGTAACCAAAGGCTGATATCGACGCCATTCCAAGTGATACTCAAAAGACTCACCTTGTGTAGATACTTCGAGtcttcttttgaaaaaaaaaatacaaaagtaaAGCCTCTAACTGAAACCAAGTGTTTGCCCCGTAAATAAAGATAAACCACTCTGTATAGTTTTGACCAaactgttatttttatttactcaTGTAAAAATATCGCATTAGCCTAGCTTAAATCAGAGAAAGTATAGTCTTACTGGGTAATTTCTTTTTCGGTAATAAGGTAAACTGGGACACCGTAAAAAAAACCGACACACACGAATAACAAAGAACACAAGAGTACGATTGTGTGTGAATAAACAACTGTGAGTAAaagctttttattttctttcagcGGCTGGCTAGTTTGAGAGTGTTGGCCTTGTCTTGCAGTGTACCAAGCAGACTCTCGAAACTCTTCTTGAACGAATCTAcaccttcttcttccaactGCTCTCCCACCTTGTTCCACTCTATTCCCAGCTTCTCCAGTGCACTGTAAACCCCTTCTGCTTCTGACACATTCTCATCTATTGTCCTCTTCACCGTTCCATGATCTATGAATGCTTCAAGGGCTTGATCCGGCATGGTTGACACCTAAAccccaaacaaaacaaaaacacataaaCACTTGTTTCACAATATCCAGTGTCCTAAAAATCTGTCTAGGCTCGCTTAGTCAGCAAATCGGGTCTAAACGAAACGATTTTTCctgatacattttttttttaaaaaatgggtCTAAGGTTTAACCACCGCCTAGCAATTTCTTGAACAATGCAAAGAACAGTTCCAATACTAGATCCTTTTGATTTGGTACTACACTTAACTatccaacaaacaaaaaagatgaCTCACAGTGTCAGGTCCAATGAGAGGAGCTACATAAAGGGTGTCTGAGTAAGCTGGATTCTTAACACTTGTCGATGCCCAGAGAAGCCTCTGCTTCTTGGCACCTTTCTTCACCAGAGCTTCCCATCTTGGCCCTGAGAATTTCTTCTGGTACAGCTTGTATGCTAATGCAGCTTGAGCCACAGCTGCCTGCATAAGTAACATTATCATGTCTCATAACCTCAAACACCATTGGTACTACCCAGTGTAAGAATTGTCACCGAGCTTCTTTACCTTGCCACGGAGGTCTAGAGCTTCTGGTGTACCAATTTTCTCAAGCATCTTGTCCATGAGAGTATCCACCCTACTCACAAAGAAGGATGCAACACTGGTAACTCTTGAGAGGTCATCAAGTCCAGACGCCTCGAGCCCATCCAAGTATGCATCTATCACTGCCTCGTATCTGGCTATTGAGAATATAAGCTGAAACATAAATAGAAACCAGATTATTCAACACCCTCTCGAACTAATCTAGTTTCATATAATGAATGATACACTTACCGTGACATTGACACTGATTCCAGATGCAATGACATCCCTAATAGAAGGCACGCATGGAGCAGTAGCAGGGATCTTGATGTAGACATTACGACGGTTCACAACCTTGTGAAGATACTTAGCAGCTTCGACGGTCCCCTTGGTGTCATCAGCAAGCATAGGTGAAACTTCAACGGAGACATAGCCATCCTCAGCTTCCGTCTGGTCATAGATTGGCTCAAAAAGCTTGCACGCATCCTGAATATCCTTCACCACAAGCTCCCAATACGCGCTTTCAATGTCCTTTCCTGATTCCACAAGTgtcctaataaaaaaaaaagaaactgattCTAATACAGCCAATAAAGCATCGCAAAGATATGCATATCCATGTTATAGAAAAGGAGTACCTGAACTGGTCATTATAAGCATTTGAAGTGGAAATGGCTTTCTGGAAGATCTGCATTTTACTCAGTGAAAGGAGTTGAAGACAAAATGAATAAGCACAGAGTAAAGCAAAGCTAAACACAGAGAGAGGTATGGTTATAAAGTTACCGCAGGGTTGCTAGTAACGCCTCTAACGCCACGGGCAATGAAGGGGAGAAGATCAGTGACAGGACGGCATAGATTATCATACCAAGGACTCTGACCTTCCTTCTCATATAGATCGTGAAGAGTTGTTCTCTCTGCAGTACTTCCATTCCCACCAGAAGCTGAACACCTCACACTGAAAATCAACCAAAGAAACAGGAACATAGAGTTTGCTTGTCTTAATCCATTTTATCAAAAAGTTAGTTACTTTCTCACTTTCAGTTAACTTAGTCTACCAAGTTTTAACCTTTATGAGATTCTAGGTAAGTTGCAAGTTCACAGTGAGGAACAGACTATATAGACACAAAGACACATGCATAAGTTTACATAGATAGATATACTTACAAGAGGGAAGGTCTTGATGTTTGGTTGTAACGaagggagagatgagaagaagaggaaagctTCGAGTTCAGAGTGCGGAGAGTGATGAAGGATCTTGGCAAgacggaggaggaagaagaagatctgGAGCTGCCAGCAGAAGTGGCGGGTGTAAGATTAGGGAGATTGGAAATGGACGCCATTATTCAGATATGAAAGTGTTCCTCTTCTTGGTTTGGTCGGAGATATAAACAAGAAGAGGGGTTGGTGAGTGATGAGTTAGGTCGGGAACACAGACAAGGAGTAAGTAAGTCTTATGAGTAAatagacatgatggtgatggaTAGATGCTAACAGTCGACCACTTCCACGTCATATTGATGTCATAGAGAAAACACCTTGTCTGATGTAAAACAGTATAATCCAAAGAGCTCATAGCTCGAGATCAATAGGCGTGAATGTGATTAACAACAAACACAAGACTATGAACAGAGTCTTTCATCATTATCAAAAAAACAGAGCTCGAGTACACAGTTCAATAAATATGACAAAGGTTTGATTATTCAGCAAAAACAAGACAATCTTGCTCTTAACATTGCTGGAAcataggaaaaaaaagaaaagacaaagatGAAGTTCGCTGACTGTTGTGGTTTTTTTAATTCATCAACCAATGAGTAACTTGTTCTCTTCCAAGAAGCTGTAGGTTGGTACCTCCAGGTTATACGGTGCAGGACCTTTCCTGATCCTTCCAGAGATATCGTAATGCGAACCATGACACGGGCAAAACCAGCCACCGTAATCACCAGCATTAGGCAAAGGGATGCACCCCAAGTGAGTGCAGACTCCAACCACCACTAACCATTCCGGATTCTTGACTCTAACCGAGTCCTCTTGCGGGTCTCTCAAAGATCCAAGATCCACACTGTTGGCCAGCTTGATGTCATCCTCTGTTCTTCTCCTGATGAACACTGGCTTCCCACGCCACTTCACAGTCACGGTAGTTCCAGGTTCGATGCTCCCAAGGTCGACCTCGAGGGATGCAAGGGCAAGGACGTCTTTACTCGCGGACATGCTGACAATGAGCTTCAGGACTAGAAGGCGGAGAACAGAGGCGTAGACAAACCTCCCACCGGAGAGGACGAAATAGGCGAAAGCACGCTTGCTAGGGTCACCAGGTGGGTAACGCTCATGGTTGTGGTCATCGTACACAATCTTCGAGTTAGGTGTCTTGACGGCCTCCACGGTGGCTGGTTCAGAACCAAAACCAACCTCATTTCCTTGAGTAAGGACTTGAGAAGAAAAACCTGACAATAGCatcaaaaacattattatattcACATCAAAGCAAACCTGACAATATCAAAATCAGTGAAAACTAAACTACTCTAATCAACGtaaaatcaagaaaacaaattcAACCATTAGCTGTATATGACAGAATTGCTTCAACACAACGAAATATTAACTGCAATAAATACCCAAAACCAAATATTTCACCAAATTAACCCATCTCCCTAGTAATGAAGAAACAAATGGATACACAAAGATCAAAACTTCAGAGAGAAATAAGCCATCACAGTGCGAATAACAAAAGTTCATTTTGATGAGAAAAGCTTCCAATGGATCGGATCACACTATGAATAACAAAAAGCAGACCCATTGGAAGCTTTTCTCATCAAACAAACTGGTCAATTAACCCAAAAGCCCCATTCGTTGCTGCACGAAATAAACTTTAGAGTCAATTGACTAAAACATCCATCTCCCTAATAATGAATGAAGGATACacaaagatcaaaactttaGAGTCCAAGAAGCCAATCACACTATGAATAACACTCGCCAAAAGATTGTACAGAAGACATATTGTGAAGCTTCTCTCATCAAACAAAAGGATAATCTCAGAGCTAATCAATCAACTCAAAATGTCTATTTCTTGCTGCACGAAAGAAGCAATCATACAAGGCAAAGCTATTCCGGCAAGTAGAAGCAATCAAAAAGGACAATGGTACATCAATCAAAGCTCTAATACACCGTCCTAGATTCATGGAAACCAAACCCAACACGTATAGATCATCACGTAGATACGATAGTAAGAATCTCAATCATTAcaaacaacaaccaaaaaaaaaaaaacgattttttaCACGTGAAATGAAAACTGAAATCAATCCAGAGAGACTAAAGAAGAAAGGGTTGTGTAGATCGGCAGACCTCTTATAAGGCTCCGGTGGTAAGAATCGAAAGGTGAAAGATTGGTAGAGGGGACGGATCTGGGAGGTGAAGATGAGTCGCCGCCGCCATCGGAGAGGGAATGGTCTCGGGAAAGCGCGAATGAGGTCGCGGTGGAAGATCTCTGCGAAAGAGAAAAAAGCCTCCTTCCTGCTACTCGCAGCATCTCTGCTCAATGGGGGTGATGGCTGAATCTAGGGTTTCGATAGCGAGAACAGAGTCCCAATGTTAGCAACAGAGAGTCCCGTAAACTTAGTCTTCGAGGAAAGAAATGGTCACAGCTTTGTTTAACTTTTAATGTTTTTCTATGacgaaaatgtttttttttttgcttttctttgCAGTTTGATCTTTTAATGTTTCTCTAATTTTCATAGCAACTAAACCATTTGGTTTCACCATTTGGCTTGGAGCTATGACAAGTAAAGCTTTCAAAACACTGATTAAAGCTAGTGCTTATTGCAAACTTGGACCTTTTAAATGTATCCTTCACTGAGCAATATCGTGAATTTTGCCCAACAGTAAGCATGAAAATTGCAAGCATCTCTTCGACAGATATGAATCTCGTGTCTTGTAAACCAGCTTTCTCTCTCAGAATACTGGATAACTTCAGAAATACATCTGGAAACATACGGTACAACACCCGAAAATGTTGAGAATCTTCCTTTAATACCTTTTGTATGTATTGTTCTCCAAGGTTTGTGACTGGTCGACGAAGTGGACGTTCAATGAAATGTTGACCCATGATACGCTTTCTTGAGTTTTGAAACTGAGCTCCGATAGCAACCATCACCACCATAAGAAATAGACTCGCATCAAAATCATCATTATTTGTTTGATCGATATCCATcatgatgtcttcttcttcgtggAAATTTTGATCCATGAAAAAATAACTAAGGATTATACATTTTAGGTAAATTCTATCTAGTTGATTGTGGCTTTGCAAATCGAGTCAATTTTTTGGCTCCATTTCGTGGTGTTCGATACCATCTACAAGAATGGACTGGCCAAGGACGTGATCCTAGCACTGCATCCGAATTATTCAATCTTCGTCATGCTAGTTTGAGAAATGTGATCGAAAGGATATTTGGAATGTTTAAATCGAGTTTTGCGATTTTTAAATCTGCACCTcctttttcttacaaaaaacaAGCTGGATTAGTATTAGCATGTGCAGCGTTGCATAACTTCCTTCGTAAAGAATGCCGATCAGATGTTGGTGAATTTCCTGCTGAAGAAGACACTCAACAATCCGCAACGACTACGAATCAAGTTGTTCAAGAGCCTTTAGGAACACAAGAGCAAGATAGAGAAAATGCAAATACTTGGAGAAAGACTATATATAGCAGAAGATATGTGGAGAGATGCTACGAGTTAAGATGATCcatagattttatttattagttttacgattttataataaaattgctACACTCAATAAAATATTGTagtacttattattatttttctttcagttttaatattaaatattttatccgtgaaatttttaaaatatacaattcaACAATTTCATAGAATTTAGAGGAATTAGTATTCTATCAAATTTATGTATACTCCTTTAAAATCCATCATAAAAAGAATTGGATCAATGCATTAAAATCTGatcaattcttttaaaataCTGCAGAAGCTTTTACATATGAATTCATTCAAATTCAATTATATTCCTGGATCCAATACCACCCcctaatataattatttttctcgGTACACTtgttaagataatttatatttaatcagacataaatactaatttataccaagaagattatatatatacatacaaaccatttcaatttttaaacagtagtgtattttaattttgaccATACTTTCTTACAAACCTACGTAAATATAATTAACATCATTTCcaacacacttttatattccttctattttatattaagtgtcattttaatatttttttgttataaaaaaatgtcattttacaattttaatgcaattttcaaatgttattgattgaatatatgtaattaataagaacttaaatgtaatttaatcattttcttaatctgtgtgaaaaatgttaaaatgacaTTCTTTATAAAACAGAAAGAATATTTGTctctaaatattattatagaCGAAAAATTACTTCAATtcatctatattatttactttaaaataaaaactgctattttctgtattttggaaaataaaattttatatacttagAATAAGATGTAAATGGATATTATTTTAGAGCATACATTGAACTGAATTTCATCTCTGTTTAAGAGTTTTGTAATATtagaagaaaataacaaaaagtaTATTGAAAACAGTCTaatgaaatgaaaaatatttggctggcaaaaaaaaatcaatttaaactaTTCAAAATTGTTTGCAAACTATGAAGAGTGTTATTTCACCAGATGAGATGAGTCATACAATGACAAGTTTGTATTATTCAGCAAACCCAAACCAATCTTTTACTTGCTGAGAAAACCAAAGTGTGAGGAACGCGAACTTGCACGCTAAAATTGTAGCCGGAAAGTATatatgaaagaaaaacaaaaaacatatgagGATCTTTGAGACAGAGACACTGTCTGCTGTGCTTTTTTATTCATCAACCAATGAGTAACTTATTCTCTTCCAAGAAGCTGTAGGTTGGTACTTCCAAGTTGTACGGTGCAGGACCTTTCCTGATCCTTCCCGAGATATCATAATGTGATCCATGACATGGACAAAACCAGCCACCATAGTCACCAGCATTAGGCAAAGGGATGCACCCCAAATGAGTGCAGACTCCAACCACCACCAACCACTCTGGATTCTTCACCCTCACCGAGTCCTCTTGCGGGTCCCTCAGAGATCCAAGATCCACACTGTTGGCCAGCTTGATGTCGTCTTCTGTTCTTCTCCTAATGAACACTGGCTTTCCACGCCACTTCACTGTAACGGTAGTTCCCGGCTCGATGCTACCGAGGTCGACCTCGAGGGATGCAAGTGCAAGGACATCTTTACTCGCGGACATGCTGACAATGAGTTTCAGGACTAGAAGGCGGAGAACAGAGGCGTAGACAAACCTCCCGCCGGACAAGACGAAGTAAGCGAAGGCACGCTTGCTAGGGTCACCAGGAGGGTAACGCTCATGGTTGTGGTCATCGTACACAATCTTCGAGTTAGGTGTCTTGACAGCCTCAACGGTGGCTGGGACTTCCGAAGCAAAACCTATCTCGTTTCCTTGAGTAATGACATGAGAAGAGAAACCTGATAATAGcataaaacattaacatattatttCACATAAAGGCAAAAGCTTTACTTATCAGCAAATGACACTGAAGAAAAGACAACCGCTGAACATTAATATATAACCTTCCAAGGAAAAGCACAAGTACATACACTTTTAATTCATAAAGTAAAATTCATCCCGACAATTCTCCACTATAATAAGCTAATCAACacaaaaatcaagaaacaaatgaCTGTGCATTACTAAAATACTCACAAGAAAAAGTTCTCAAAGCTAAGACTATAAACACAGAACAAAGATACTAATTCAAGATTCCTATACTGATTGCAAGTTACTCAGTATGCCTTTTAGCTGCTGCTACCATGATTCCTATACTGATGTAGTTAACATGATGTGCATAAACCATCCATCTCCCAAACAatgaacacacacacacaagataCAAGTTGTATAAAATCAAGAACCCAATGTGAATCTCTCACTATGGATATTGGACAACGCACCTACAAGATTATTACAAAACAGGAAAAGCTTTTGCCATCAAACAGAAATGGTCAAAATCATATTAATCCGATCAATCAAAaggaaataaaacatttcaagcAAAATGGAAGTCAAAGCAGATAACTTGAATCCAAAATCATCTCCGGGACTCATACAAGCAAACAAAGATTTGATTTTTCAATCAACACATGAAAtgatccaaaatttaaatcaatCCAGAGAAGAGTAAAGGTTGAAGATTTGAACAGACCTCTCAAAAGACTCCGGTGGTAAGAACTGAAACACGAAAGATCAGCAGATATGGTGGAGTCATCCTCGCCGCCTTCTTTGGAGATGGAGTGATCTCGGGAAAGGACGAAGGAGGTAGCAGTTGAAGATCTCTGCTGAAGAGACAGAAGCCTCCTCCCTGCAACTCGCAGcatcttctcttctctcaatAGGGTAAGGTGAGGTTAGGACTGGTCTCGATgcccaaataaaaaaaaaaatgacaccTTTATAGAGAAAATGTCAATCACTTTGGTTTTGTAGCATCATGGCACCTTAATGTACTTGTGTTTGTTATTATTCCTCGTGACTCATTATGGTTACCAAATTAATgtaaacacaaaaacaaaaggaCAAAATAATCTCATTGGTTGGTTGATAATCTCCAAAAGCTTTATTTTGAAGCAAACAACAATTTTGTAAAATGCAAATAACAAACTTCCAAAAGTGtttatatgtttgtttgtttgtttcccCAGGAGGAGGAGGGTGATAATTTATTTGTCTAACAGGTTGCAAAAGCATATGTTTCTTAGAGTGGGGAAAATCTTCAGAGGTTGGTGAAGTCAACAGGTTCACGGAGGAGCCTCTCCATCTGCTGAGCCCTTGTCCTGATAGACATGTCCAGCACCTTCTGTTGGAACTCTACTATTAGCCCTCCATAGATACTCGGATCAATCTGCCATAACAAAACAAACATGTAGTATTAGATTCCAGCTTCACAATCACAAGCAAATAATCACCATTACATACCTTTTGTTCCACAGTTACTTTCTTCCCTTCTCCAATTATCTCCTGTAGTGTCTCCTTAAGCTCCTTCTCCTCAGCAGGTGGTAGCGGCTGTTTGTCAAATAAACATTTACTGTTTAAATCCTCTCCTGGTTACAGTTTCTTAAAAGAGCTAACATTAATAAAGCTATATCTTACCATGACTGTGGTAACCAAAACCTTGACGTCTCCCCTATGTGCCGTTGTCAGCTGCATGAATTTCTTCACAATCACGTCCAAGTTCTTCAGCTTCCCGTTCTCAGCTAACAAAgctgttttataaaaaaaaaacaacttttgaTCAAAATCACAATAAACATGCTTCACTCAAAATCATAAACAAGCAATCAGTTGACGACGTTACAGAGGAAGTTCTTGGTGGGTTCAGCAAACTTTGCTTTGTCACAGACATCCACAATAGCAGCGAGTCTCGTCTCTCTAGGAACAGAGGGATCTTTAGTAAACTGCGCAAAAATAGGGCTTGTCTTCATAGCCTCAACCAGCTCGGAAAGATCAGTCTCAATCTTCTCCAAGGAGTTCATTTTCACAGCTGCGATGTACAGCCACGAAGCAAAGTTTCCAGATTCACCAACTAAAGCAATAGGAACCTGAAAAGCAAACATTACACAACAAAGTATAAATCCACCAGATACATGAATGTATATATACCTTAACATTGGCGGTGTTCTGAGCAGAAGCAGTTGCATAATCTCTCAACtgcgataaaaaaaaaaaaactcgtcaACACATTCCATCCTCTCGTGTAATAAGACCAATCAGACCAATCAGATTCTTGTAAAGATTGATGCATTAttacaagaacaagaacaacaacaaatgGTATTGAGATtcgatttgtttttttgtttttttttaaatgattaccGAAGGGATAAGCGAGCCTCCACGGGGGTAAGATCTAGCATCAGAGACGGAGATGGACTTGAAGAAGGAGATTCCGGATCTGATACGACCACCCAacgccatttttttttttgttgttgcagaTTAATCTGATTGGAACCCTAGAGacaatcaatcaatcagctGTTCTGTCGGAGAGAGTATAGAGAGAAGAGACTGGTCAGAGGAGTGATTTGGGCTTCACTGGGCTTTCTTACGTCTGGTTTTAGTTATTGGGCTTTTTCACGTTTATTTTATTGGGCTTACTACCGCCATGGTAcgcgaactacaaaaaaaatagagatatttaaaaaagaaaagaaaaattgagATATTAATTTGTAGAAACATGAAATTGGATAGGGTGATAACAGTCAGGGCCGGTCCTGGGCCAAGCCCAACGAAACATTCGTTTTGGGcccctaaaattttttaaaaaatttatatgtaaaaaagCCTCcgaatttgtaaaaaaaaaagttttacacCTCCAAATTATTGAAACCTTTACTAATTGGCCTAACGCCTCCAAATTATCAGGGCCGGCCCCGATAACAGTTGGgataattttgtttgtttgccaTCTGAACAAATATGCAGTGGGTTGTCactgacatttttttttaccaattttAGAAAAAGTTTCATTATCATAAACCTACCTCTCACATGCAAATAAGTCTTAAAAAGTTGACTTGTCTTAAAAGCACACGATTTGCTGCTAAGATAAACACTAGGATGGTCTTGATTTTGTTAACTACGTTAATTTCACATTTTTCTAGCAAAAAGTTGGTTAAATCTGTTATAGTGGTTAGTAAACTGATGTAATATCTATTCTTGGATGTATAAGAAGAGTGATATGTTAAaggggctttttgcaaaagtgactcaaaacttggagtcaaacagaaaactaaccttttcttttgattcctttt encodes:
- the LOC106345856 gene encoding cytochrome b-c1 complex subunit Rieske-1, mitochondrial, whose translation is MLRVAGRRLFSLSQRSSTATSFALSRDHSLSDGGGDSSSPPRSVPSTNLSPFDSYHRSLIRGFSSQVLTQGNEVGFGSEPATVEAVKTPNSKIVYDDHNHERYPPGDPSKRAFAYFVLSGGRFVYASVLRLLVLKLIVSMSASKDVLALASLEVDLGSIEPGTTVTVKWRGKPVFIRRRTEDDIKLANSVDLGSLRDPQEDSVRVKNPEWLVVVGVCTHLGCIPLPNAGDYGGWFCPCHGSHYDISGRIRKGPAPYNLEVPTYSFLEENKLLIG
- the LOC106345855 gene encoding transaldolase-like — its product is MASISNLPNLTPATSAGSSRSSSSSSVLPRSFITLRTLNSKLSSSSHLSLRYNQTSRPSLFVRCSASGGNGSTAERTTLHDLYEKEGQSPWYDNLCRPVTDLLPFIARGVRGVTSNPAIFQKAISTSNAYNDQFRTLVESGKDIESAYWELVVKDIQDACKLFEPIYDQTEAEDGYVSVEVSPMLADDTKGTVEAAKYLHKVVNRRNVYIKIPATAPCVPSIRDVIASGISVNVTLIFSIARYEAVIDAYLDGLEASGLDDLSRVTSVASFFVSRVDTLMDKMLEKIGTPEALDLRGKAAVAQAALAYKLYQKKFSGPRWEALVKKGAKKQRLLWASTSVKNPAYSDTLYVAPLIGPDTVSTMPDQALEAFIDHGTVKRTIDENVSEAEGVYSALEKLGIEWNKVGEQLEEEGVDSFKKSFESLLGTLQDKANTLKLASR
- the LOC106345857 gene encoding cytochrome b-c1 complex subunit Rieske-2, mitochondrial-like, producing the protein MLRVAGRRLLSLQQRSSTATSFVLSRDHSISKEGGEDDSTISADLSCFSSYHRSLLRGFSSHVITQGNEIGFASEVPATVEAVKTPNSKIVYDDHNHERYPPGDPSKRAFAYFVLSGGRFVYASVLRLLVLKLIVSMSASKDVLALASLEVDLGSIEPGTTVTVKWRGKPVFIRRRTEDDIKLANSVDLGSLRDPQEDSVRVKNPEWLVVVGVCTHLGCIPLPNAGDYGGWFCPCHGSHYDISGRIRKGPAPYNLEVPTYSFLEENKLLIG
- the LOC106351019 gene encoding peptidyl-prolyl cis-trans isomerase FKBP19, chloroplastic-like isoform X2, encoding MASISAFGYLPSSPPLTGASSTNVRRRSTSLTLTPLIFSQFDSQRCRTTVSAARLPDRTDDFPPLRSSGGKCGEFERRRLLVSSVGLMIGALVCNGEIAEASQFADMPAIRGKDYGKTKMKYPDYTETPSGLQYKDLRVGTGPIPKKGEKVVVDWDGYTIGYYGRIFEARNKTKGGSFEGDEKEFFKFTLGSNEVIPAFEEAVSGMALGGIRRLVVPPELGYPENDYNKSAPRPTTFSGQRALDFVLKNQGLIDKTLLFDVELLKIVPN
- the LOC106345858 gene encoding ATP synthase subunit O, mitochondrial, with amino-acid sequence MALGGRIRSGISFFKSISVSDARSYPRGGSLIPSLRDYATASAQNTANVKVPIALVGESGNFASWLYIAAVKMNSLEKIETDLSELVEAMKTSPIFAQFTKDPSVPRETRLAAIVDVCDKAKFAEPTKNFLSLLAENGKLKNLDVIVKKFMQLTTAHRGDVKVLVTTVMPLPPAEEKELKETLQEIIGEGKKVTVEQKIDPSIYGGLIVEFQQKVLDMSIRTRAQQMERLLREPVDFTNL
- the LOC106351019 gene encoding peptidyl-prolyl cis-trans isomerase FKBP19, chloroplastic-like isoform X1, yielding MASISAFGYLPSSPPLTGASSTNVRRRSTSLTLTPLIFSQFDSQRCRTTVSAARLPDRTDDFPPLRSSAGGKCGEFERRRLLVSSVGLMIGALVCNGEIAEASQFADMPAIRGKDYGKTKMKYPDYTETPSGLQYKDLRVGTGPIPKKGEKVVVDWDGYTIGYYGRIFEARNKTKGGSFEGDEKEFFKFTLGSNEVIPAFEEAVSGMALGGIRRLVVPPELGYPENDYNKSAPRPTTFSGQRALDFVLKNQGLIDKTLLFDVELLKIVPN